One window from the genome of Desulfatirhabdium butyrativorans DSM 18734 encodes:
- a CDS encoding valine--tRNA ligase: MTDNRIDKGYDPLQVESKWYRFWEENHFFDADEHSDSPPYSIVIPPPNVTGVLHMGHALNITLQDILCRYRRLKGDAVLWMPGTDHAGIATQNVVERQLAEKKLSRHDLGREGFIDAVWAWRRESGSAIINQLKRLGASCDWRRERFTMDEGLSKAVRKVFVQLYHEGLIYKGDYIINWCHRCHTALSDLEVEHEEIDGFLYHIRYPFAGAEGHLVVATTRPETMFGDTAVAVHPEDPRYQNISVSSVILPLAERPIPIIRDAYVGMEFGTGALKVTPAHDPNDFEIGQRHQLASLKVIDDNGKMLAPAGSFAGMDRFACRKAAVDELTRRGLVEKIVPYRHSVGHCYRCKTIVEPNLSKQWFVRTRPLAEAAIAAVETGQTRIVPEVWVKNYYDWMHNIRDWCISRQIWWGHQIPAWTCADCKEMIVEMEAPQTCPKCGGCRFTQESDVLDTWFSSALWPFSTMGWPEDTALLRKFYPTSVLVTGFDILFFWVARMMMMGIHFMQQVPFRDVYVHALVRDEDGKKMSKSKGNVIDPLTVIDQYGTDAFRMTLAVFAAQGRDIKMSEKRVEGYRHFVNKLWNAARFAMMHLETSTGLPQTDQLALPHRWVLSRLQQLVQSVSENLDSYQFNNAAAELYQFVWHEFCDWYIEAIKPDLYEKYGPEEKHRACAVLGHTLHDLLILLHPFIPFVTEEIWHLLPGVEGSILHAAFPQADETRIDLDSERRMKVLIDIVSAVRNIRGEMNLQPSLNLSCRIHSIDERIHAAVAEQGGIIRNLARLNEIVLTASEEKPKHAAAAVIENAEIYVLLEGVLDVEQELQRLEKELGKIQGDLGNVSKKLMNDDFVRKAPEEVILKTREKQALLEEKGHRIQTHIDKLKAM, translated from the coding sequence ATGACCGACAACCGGATCGACAAAGGGTATGATCCCCTTCAGGTCGAAAGCAAATGGTATCGTTTCTGGGAAGAAAATCATTTTTTCGATGCGGATGAACATTCCGACAGCCCCCCATATTCCATCGTCATTCCGCCGCCCAATGTAACGGGCGTTCTGCATATGGGCCATGCCCTCAACATCACCCTTCAGGATATCCTGTGCCGCTATCGCAGATTGAAAGGCGATGCCGTCCTGTGGATGCCGGGAACCGATCATGCGGGTATTGCGACCCAGAATGTCGTGGAGCGACAGCTTGCCGAAAAGAAACTCTCCCGGCACGATCTGGGAAGAGAGGGGTTCATCGATGCGGTGTGGGCCTGGAGAAGGGAATCGGGAAGCGCCATCATCAACCAGCTCAAACGGCTTGGCGCATCCTGTGACTGGCGGCGGGAGCGGTTCACCATGGATGAGGGATTGTCCAAAGCCGTCCGGAAAGTCTTTGTCCAGCTCTATCACGAAGGTTTGATCTACAAGGGTGATTACATCATCAATTGGTGCCACAGATGCCATACCGCCCTCTCGGATCTGGAAGTCGAACACGAGGAAATCGACGGCTTCCTCTACCATATCCGGTATCCGTTTGCCGGCGCAGAAGGCCATCTGGTCGTGGCCACAACCCGGCCCGAGACCATGTTCGGGGATACGGCGGTCGCGGTTCATCCCGAGGATCCGCGCTACCAGAACATTTCGGTATCTTCGGTAATCCTGCCGCTTGCCGAGCGGCCCATCCCCATCATCCGCGACGCTTATGTCGGGATGGAATTCGGCACCGGCGCACTCAAGGTGACCCCTGCCCATGATCCCAATGACTTTGAGATCGGGCAGCGCCATCAGCTTGCCTCGCTGAAGGTGATCGATGACAACGGCAAGATGCTTGCCCCTGCGGGTTCGTTTGCGGGCATGGACCGTTTCGCGTGCAGAAAGGCAGCCGTCGATGAGTTGACCCGCAGGGGGCTCGTCGAAAAGATCGTGCCCTACCGTCACAGTGTCGGCCATTGCTACCGCTGCAAGACGATTGTGGAACCCAATTTGTCCAAGCAGTGGTTTGTCCGGACCAGACCTCTGGCCGAAGCCGCCATTGCGGCCGTGGAAACGGGTCAGACACGTATCGTGCCCGAGGTCTGGGTGAAGAACTACTACGACTGGATGCACAACATCCGGGACTGGTGCATTTCCCGGCAAATCTGGTGGGGCCATCAGATTCCGGCCTGGACCTGTGCTGACTGCAAAGAAATGATCGTTGAGATGGAAGCCCCGCAAACATGCCCGAAATGCGGCGGCTGCCGGTTCACGCAGGAAAGCGATGTGCTCGACACCTGGTTCAGCTCGGCGCTCTGGCCGTTTTCCACGATGGGATGGCCCGAGGATACGGCGCTTCTGCGAAAATTTTATCCCACATCCGTCCTGGTGACCGGTTTTGATATCCTCTTTTTCTGGGTGGCGCGCATGATGATGATGGGGATTCATTTCATGCAGCAAGTGCCGTTCCGCGACGTCTATGTCCATGCCCTGGTCCGGGATGAAGACGGAAAGAAAATGAGCAAATCCAAGGGCAACGTCATCGATCCGCTCACCGTGATCGATCAGTACGGAACCGACGCCTTTCGCATGACGCTTGCGGTTTTTGCGGCTCAGGGACGGGATATCAAAATGTCCGAAAAGCGGGTGGAAGGCTATCGGCATTTTGTGAACAAGCTCTGGAATGCGGCCCGGTTTGCGATGATGCACCTGGAAACAAGCACCGGGCTTCCGCAGACGGATCAGCTTGCCTTGCCCCACAGATGGGTTCTTTCCCGGCTTCAGCAGCTTGTTCAATCCGTTTCGGAGAATCTGGACAGCTATCAATTCAACAACGCCGCCGCTGAATTGTATCAATTCGTCTGGCATGAATTCTGCGACTGGTATATCGAGGCCATCAAGCCGGACCTGTACGAAAAATACGGGCCGGAAGAAAAGCATCGGGCATGCGCGGTTCTGGGACATACGCTTCACGATCTGCTGATTCTGCTGCATCCGTTTATCCCCTTCGTTACCGAAGAAATCTGGCATTTGCTGCCTGGGGTGGAAGGCAGCATCCTGCATGCCGCTTTCCCGCAGGCCGATGAAACCCGGATCGATCTCGACAGCGAAAGGCGCATGAAGGTGCTGATCGATATCGTTTCCGCCGTCCGGAATATCCGGGGCGAGATGAACCTGCAGCCATCGCTGAACCTTTCGTGCCGGATCCACAGCATCGATGAGCGCATTCATGCCGCTGTTGCCGAACAGGGGGGAATCATCCGCAATCTGGCCAGACTGAATGAGATTGTACTGACGGCTTCGGAAGAGAAACCGAAACATGCTGCCGCTGCAGTCATCGAGAACGCGGAAATTTACGTCCTGCTGGAGGGCGTTCTGGATGTGGAGCAGGAACTGCAGCGCCTGGAAAAGGAACTGGGCAAGATTCAGGGCGATCTGGGCAATGTATCCAAAAAACTGATGAATGATGACTTTGTCCGCAAAGCTCCGGAAGAAGTCATTCTGAAGACACGCGAGAAGCAGGCCCTGCTGGAGGAAAAGGGGCATCGGATTCAGACGCATATCGATAAACTCAAGGCCATGTGA
- the nifS gene encoding cysteine desulfurase NifS, with product MKTDNPVIYLDNNATTMVAPEVLEEMLPYFSQWYGNPSSMHSFGGMVGRKIRQARERLAALLGASDEEIIFTSCGTESDSTAIYAALQANPDRKHIITSRVEHPAVKNLCDHLSKNGYRVTTIGVDKDGNLDLDELYGHLTPDTAIVSLMWANNETGVIFPAEEIAEKTAAAGILFHTDAVQAVGKLPIDLKTNSIDMLSLSGHKLHAPKGIGALYVRKGTKFSPFLIGGHQEKGRRGGTENTASIIGLGKAAELAAQKMAEENTRVLQLRDRLETELVKRVPHSFVNGKAARRLPNTASIAFEFVEGEAILLLMNEHGICASSGSACTSGSLEPSHVLRAMGVPFTAAHGTIRFSLSVYNTEAEIDFVIDRVPDIIERLRQMSPFWKSGACAA from the coding sequence AAAACCGACAATCCCGTAATTTATCTGGATAACAATGCAACGACCATGGTAGCGCCCGAAGTGCTGGAGGAAATGCTGCCCTATTTCAGCCAGTGGTACGGGAACCCGAGCTCCATGCACAGCTTCGGCGGCATGGTCGGCCGGAAGATCCGGCAGGCCCGGGAACGGCTGGCGGCCCTGCTCGGGGCCTCGGACGAGGAAATCATTTTTACCAGTTGCGGAACGGAAAGCGACAGCACGGCCATTTATGCGGCACTGCAAGCCAATCCAGACAGGAAGCACATCATCACATCCCGCGTGGAACATCCGGCTGTGAAAAACCTGTGCGATCACCTGTCGAAAAACGGGTACCGGGTAACCACCATCGGCGTGGACAAGGACGGGAATCTCGATCTCGACGAATTGTACGGGCATTTGACACCGGATACGGCCATCGTTTCCCTGATGTGGGCCAACAACGAAACCGGCGTCATTTTTCCCGCGGAAGAGATCGCCGAAAAGACCGCCGCCGCAGGCATCCTTTTCCATACCGATGCGGTGCAGGCCGTGGGCAAACTGCCCATCGACCTGAAAACCAATTCCATCGACATGCTTTCGCTCTCGGGTCACAAATTGCATGCCCCGAAAGGAATCGGGGCGCTCTATGTCCGAAAGGGTACGAAGTTCTCCCCCTTTCTGATCGGGGGCCACCAGGAAAAGGGAAGACGGGGCGGCACCGAGAACACGGCATCCATCATCGGGCTGGGCAAGGCCGCCGAACTGGCCGCCCAGAAGATGGCGGAAGAAAACACGCGGGTGCTGCAGCTTCGGGACAGGCTGGAAACGGAACTGGTCAAGCGTGTGCCGCATTCCTTCGTCAACGGGAAAGCGGCCCGCCGCCTTCCCAATACGGCTTCGATCGCCTTCGAATTCGTGGAAGGAGAGGCCATCCTGCTGCTGATGAACGAGCACGGCATCTGCGCCTCTTCGGGTTCCGCCTGCACATCCGGCTCCCTGGAGCCGTCCCATGTGCTGCGCGCGATGGGCGTGCCGTTCACTGCCGCCCACGGCACCATCCGTTTCAGCCTGAGCGTTTACAACACCGAGGCGGAAATCGATTTTGTCATCGACCGGGTACCGGACATCATCGAACGGTTACGCCAGATGTCTCCCTTCTGGAAATCGGGGGCCTGCGCCGCTTAA
- the nadC gene encoding carboxylating nicotinate-nucleotide diphosphorylase: MNPLRSAFVDRLIRLALEEDIGTGDITTESLVEPGMRGIGRIVAREPLVLAGAPVARAVFEALDPAVTVSIAVEEGSFIASGTTILTVEGAMRTLLTGERTALNFLQRMSGIATHVRNYLDMMKGLSLHLVDTRKTTPGLRVLEKYAVRMGGARNHRMGLFDGVLIKDNHIAACGGIVQAVSRIRSRISHLMKIEVEVSTLDQVREALDVGVDVIMLDNMPIETMRKAVSLIAGKAIIESSGRINAATIPGLAGAGIDIVSVGALTHSAKSVDISMDIDSGPFHERESAA, translated from the coding sequence ATGAACCCGTTGCGGAGCGCATTCGTCGATCGCCTGATTCGCCTGGCCCTCGAAGAGGATATCGGTACAGGGGATATCACCACCGAAAGCCTGGTCGAGCCCGGCATGAGGGGTATCGGGCGTATCGTTGCCAGAGAGCCGCTGGTTCTGGCCGGGGCCCCTGTCGCAAGAGCGGTCTTTGAAGCACTCGATCCAGCCGTGACGGTATCCATCGCAGTGGAGGAGGGCTCGTTCATCGCTTCCGGAACGACGATTCTGACAGTGGAAGGTGCCATGCGGACGCTGCTGACCGGTGAAAGAACGGCATTGAATTTTCTGCAGCGCATGTCCGGCATCGCCACCCATGTCCGGAACTATCTGGACATGATGAAGGGGCTGTCGCTTCACTTGGTCGATACCCGAAAAACGACACCGGGGCTTCGGGTGCTTGAAAAGTATGCGGTCCGCATGGGCGGAGCGCGCAACCACCGGATGGGGCTTTTCGATGGGGTGCTTATCAAGGACAACCATATTGCGGCGTGCGGGGGAATCGTCCAGGCCGTATCCAGAATCCGCAGCCGCATTTCCCATCTGATGAAAATCGAAGTCGAAGTCTCCACCCTCGATCAGGTTCGGGAAGCCCTCGATGTTGGCGTGGATGTCATCATGCTCGACAATATGCCGATCGAAACGATGCGCAAGGCGGTCAGTCTCATTGCAGGCAAGGCCATTATCGAAAGTTCCGGCAGGATCAATGCCGCAACCATTCCCGGGTTGGCCGGCGCAGGTATTGACATCGTGTCGGTCGGCGCCTTGACCCATTCGGCAAAGAGCGTCGATATCAGCATGGATATCGACTCCGGCCCCTTCCATGAGCGGGAGAGCGCTGCATGA
- a CDS encoding ATPase, T2SS/T4P/T4SS family — translation MSDSDPKQAKRKKLGEILIEAGLIQEKDLARALEIQKIKKKRIGQVLIEMGAVDDEKIAKALASQLKLPYIRLTNVTIPKEIIDLVPQDMAEKHLLIPVKEIKKQLVVAMTNPLEYYAIDDLRFIIQMPIFITVAPESDIVAAIHKHYPRKKLEEQFGPDVGLTDGLEIVSQAKEQEQNVQDLLNLTELPPVVRFTNSVLADAIRQKASDIHIEPQNETVVIRYRVDGIMREIMQIDKQVHTSLVSRIKIISTMDISIRRKPQDGRAQVKFGDARYDLRVSTIPTNYGEKVTIRILNPAGGGMSLEDLGFNENDLRHFQEAISKPQGIILVTGPTGSGKSSTLYTALRKLNTPKVNIVTVEDPVEFDIPGINQVQINPKAGITFAAGLRSILRQDPDIVMVGEIRDSETASIAFQAAQTGHLVLSTLHTNDTPSAVTRLLDMGVEGFIIADSLLCVIGQRLVRGICPKCKVVDPLSPKIVEQMAPFYRLDPHQKFWKGLGCEACQFTGYVGRMGIFEVLTITPAIREILDRNVSGVQIRKVAESEGFTVLSKDGLSKAIRGLTTIEEVLRVAPPELEDADDQASAPAVPLPRVGGVTAAVFPETEPEEPLPHSAKTEKIPKILIVDDNVVILKVLRNILESNNFEVVSAINGNEGFKAAHVEKPDLIITDYLMPGLDGKEMIQKLKGQLSTRYIPIIMLTSKDEVDSEVEVIDAGADDYLVKPANPKRLVARIKRLLSRPVMLEME, via the coding sequence ATGAGCGATTCCGATCCGAAACAGGCCAAACGCAAAAAACTGGGTGAAATCCTGATCGAGGCGGGGCTCATCCAGGAAAAGGACCTGGCCCGCGCCCTGGAAATCCAGAAGATCAAAAAGAAACGGATCGGTCAGGTGCTGATCGAAATGGGGGCGGTAGACGATGAAAAAATCGCCAAGGCGCTGGCCAGCCAGTTGAAACTTCCCTATATCCGGCTGACCAACGTCACCATTCCCAAGGAAATCATCGATCTGGTGCCCCAGGACATGGCCGAGAAACATCTGCTCATTCCCGTCAAGGAAATCAAGAAACAACTCGTCGTCGCCATGACAAATCCCCTGGAATATTATGCGATAGACGATTTGCGTTTCATCATTCAAATGCCCATTTTCATCACTGTCGCGCCCGAGAGCGACATTGTTGCAGCCATTCACAAGCATTATCCCCGAAAGAAACTCGAGGAGCAGTTTGGACCGGATGTGGGTTTGACGGATGGGCTCGAAATCGTCAGTCAGGCCAAGGAGCAGGAGCAAAACGTTCAGGACCTGTTGAACCTGACGGAGCTTCCTCCCGTCGTTCGATTCACCAATTCCGTTCTGGCGGACGCCATCCGGCAGAAGGCCAGCGACATCCATATCGAGCCCCAGAATGAAACGGTCGTCATCCGGTATCGGGTGGACGGGATCATGCGGGAGATCATGCAGATCGACAAGCAGGTCCATACCTCGCTGGTTTCCCGGATCAAGATCATCTCGACCATGGATATCTCCATCCGGCGAAAACCCCAGGATGGCCGGGCTCAGGTCAAATTCGGGGATGCACGATACGATCTCCGTGTTTCCACCATTCCAACCAACTATGGGGAGAAGGTGACCATCCGGATTCTCAACCCGGCTGGCGGGGGAATGAGTCTCGAGGATTTGGGTTTCAACGAAAATGACCTGCGGCATTTCCAGGAGGCGATCAGTAAGCCTCAGGGCATCATTCTCGTGACCGGGCCAACGGGCAGCGGAAAATCATCGACCCTGTATACGGCGCTTCGAAAACTGAACACGCCCAAGGTCAACATCGTTACGGTCGAGGACCCTGTCGAATTCGATATTCCCGGCATCAACCAGGTGCAGATCAATCCAAAGGCGGGGATCACGTTTGCGGCGGGGCTGCGGTCGATTCTCCGCCAGGATCCCGACATTGTCATGGTCGGTGAAATCCGGGACAGTGAAACGGCGTCGATCGCTTTTCAGGCCGCGCAAACGGGCCACCTCGTTCTCTCGACACTGCACACGAACGATACACCGTCGGCCGTCACCCGTCTTCTCGATATGGGGGTGGAAGGCTTCATCATTGCCGATTCACTCCTGTGTGTCATCGGCCAGCGACTGGTAAGAGGCATCTGTCCGAAATGCAAAGTCGTCGATCCGCTTTCTCCGAAGATCGTTGAGCAGATGGCGCCTTTCTACAGGTTGGACCCGCACCAGAAATTCTGGAAAGGACTCGGATGCGAGGCATGCCAGTTCACCGGATATGTGGGCCGTATGGGTATCTTCGAGGTACTGACGATCACGCCTGCGATCCGGGAAATCCTCGACAGGAACGTCTCGGGCGTTCAGATACGGAAAGTTGCGGAAAGCGAAGGCTTCACTGTCCTCAGCAAGGATGGACTCAGCAAGGCGATCAGGGGATTGACCACCATTGAGGAGGTGCTGCGCGTGGCGCCTCCGGAACTGGAAGATGCCGATGATCAGGCATCGGCGCCTGCGGTGCCGTTGCCTCGGGTGGGAGGGGTTACGGCGGCGGTCTTTCCGGAAACCGAGCCGGAGGAACCGTTGCCCCACTCCGCCAAGACGGAAAAAATCCCCAAGATCCTCATCGTGGACGACAACGTCGTCATCCTGAAGGTATTGCGGAATATTCTGGAATCGAACAATTTTGAAGTGGTTTCGGCGATCAATGGCAACGAAGGGTTCAAGGCGGCGCATGTCGAAAAACCGGACCTGATCATCACCGATTATCTGATGCCGGGGCTCGACGGGAAGGAAATGATCCAGAAGCTCAAAGGTCAACTGTCCACCCGCTATATTCCGATCATCATGCTGACATCCAAGGATGAAGTGGACTCGGAAGTCGAAGTGATCGATGCAGGCGCTGACGATTATCTCGTCAAACCGGCGAACCCGAAACGGCTGGTTGCGAGGATCAAGCGGCTGTTGAGTCGGCCGGTGATGCTGGAGATGGAATAG
- a CDS encoding inositol-3-phosphate synthase, producing the protein MPSSTESGQPTVILVAGLAGAIGSTLSVAVHLLKTAPHLVKPYLTTEERFAHLPLSEMVVAGWDLAGANLCRAIEDHGVIPASIWQPLQAQLETIPLFEAPEAGMDLDAAIAAVSRDIDRVESMYPQANRVLVNLLPAAPALAGGENEADFRRTFNQAPDRFPDPVYALAAIHKGIPVVNFTPNEIEWPWVVQQAAQQGVPLCGRDGKTGQTFYKLVLASAWKARKLKITGWYSLNILGNSDGANLMDPERAAGKLANKTEILEEILGYRVGDSRSCHKVHIDYYPPRGDAKEAWDVVDFEGLFDLPMSIRIDFQGRDSVLAAPMAIDMARWMVALKQSGRNGLVADLAFFFKKPLGLDPPLSYEDQISRLNTLDLT; encoded by the coding sequence ATGCCATCCAGCACCGAAAGTGGGCAACCCACCGTGATTCTGGTCGCCGGCCTCGCCGGCGCCATCGGATCGACGCTTTCTGTCGCCGTCCATCTGCTCAAGACCGCACCGCATCTGGTCAAACCCTATCTGACGACAGAAGAGCGCTTTGCCCATCTGCCGCTTTCTGAAATGGTGGTAGCCGGCTGGGACCTTGCCGGCGCCAACCTCTGCCGGGCCATCGAAGACCACGGCGTCATCCCGGCCTCCATCTGGCAACCCCTGCAAGCCCAGCTCGAAACCATACCGCTTTTTGAAGCGCCCGAGGCCGGGATGGATCTGGATGCGGCCATAGCGGCTGTTTCCAGGGACATCGATCGGGTCGAAAGTATGTACCCGCAGGCCAACCGGGTATTGGTCAATTTGCTGCCAGCCGCCCCGGCCCTGGCCGGAGGTGAAAACGAAGCCGATTTTCGCCGGACATTCAACCAGGCGCCCGATCGATTCCCCGATCCCGTCTATGCCCTTGCCGCCATCCACAAGGGCATCCCGGTCGTCAATTTCACGCCGAACGAAATTGAATGGCCCTGGGTGGTTCAGCAAGCGGCTCAACAAGGCGTCCCGCTTTGCGGCCGGGATGGAAAAACCGGGCAGACATTCTACAAGCTGGTGCTGGCATCCGCATGGAAGGCCCGGAAACTGAAGATCACGGGCTGGTACAGCCTCAATATCCTGGGAAACAGCGATGGCGCGAACCTGATGGACCCGGAACGGGCGGCAGGAAAACTGGCCAACAAAACGGAAATTCTCGAAGAAATTCTGGGGTACCGGGTAGGCGATTCCCGGAGCTGCCACAAGGTCCACATCGATTACTATCCGCCGCGGGGGGATGCCAAGGAAGCCTGGGATGTCGTCGATTTCGAAGGGCTATTTGATCTTCCGATGAGTATCCGGATCGATTTTCAGGGAAGGGATTCGGTTCTGGCGGCCCCCATGGCCATCGACATGGCCAGATGGATGGTTGCCCTGAAACAATCCGGCCGCAATGGCCTTGTCGCGGATCTGGCATTCTTCTTCAAAAAACCCCTTGGTCTCGACCCGCCGCTGTCCTATGAGGATCAGATCAGCCGGTTGAACACCCTTGACCTTACCTGA
- a CDS encoding rhomboid family intramembrane serine protease, protein MIPLRDTIPSKNYPVVNTSLIVCNVLVFLVQLGQGAHFDRFVYIYGLVPARYSVPAVSAYFSVGQQLFSLLSFMFLHGGFWHLLGNMWFLYIFGDNVEDRMGSARYLLFYLLSGLISGLTHLMFNMASNIPTIGASGAIAGVMGAYVMMFPRARILTLFPIFIIPFFFEIPAYFFLGAWLLLQFLNAAGDHAAGGIAWWAHIGGFLFGMAFVRFMPSLPSMGVSDHIRVYTEKRSTPKLQVVKPTGSGTDIHLYGVVEVSSFEAMNGATKLVNIPWGFANRLFKVTIPPNVHQGSVLRLKGMGRQTPEGLRGDLLLRVNIQQ, encoded by the coding sequence ATGATTCCGTTGCGGGATACCATCCCATCGAAGAACTATCCTGTTGTCAACACATCCCTCATTGTTTGCAACGTCCTGGTTTTTCTGGTCCAGCTCGGGCAGGGAGCTCATTTCGACCGTTTTGTGTACATCTATGGACTGGTGCCCGCCCGCTACAGCGTTCCAGCCGTTTCGGCCTATTTCAGTGTCGGCCAGCAGCTTTTTTCGCTGCTCAGCTTCATGTTCCTGCACGGCGGTTTCTGGCATCTTCTGGGGAACATGTGGTTTTTGTACATTTTTGGGGACAATGTCGAAGACCGGATGGGATCGGCCCGCTATCTTCTGTTTTACCTGTTGAGCGGCCTGATCTCCGGGCTGACGCATCTGATGTTCAACATGGCTTCGAATATCCCGACCATCGGGGCAAGCGGGGCCATTGCCGGCGTGATGGGCGCTTATGTCATGATGTTTCCACGCGCGCGGATACTGACCCTGTTTCCCATTTTCATCATTCCGTTTTTTTTCGAGATTCCGGCGTATTTCTTTCTGGGCGCCTGGCTGCTGCTGCAGTTTCTGAACGCTGCAGGAGACCATGCCGCAGGGGGGATTGCCTGGTGGGCGCATATCGGCGGCTTCCTTTTCGGGATGGCCTTTGTCCGCTTCATGCCTTCGCTGCCTTCAATGGGCGTAAGCGATCATATTCGCGTATACACCGAAAAACGATCCACACCGAAACTGCAGGTCGTCAAACCGACAGGCTCCGGAACGGATATCCATCTCTACGGTGTCGTAGAAGTATCCTCCTTTGAGGCGATGAACGGCGCCACCAAACTCGTCAATATTCCCTGGGGATTTGCCAACCGGCTGTTCAAGGTAACGATACCCCCCAACGTGCATCAGGGCTCCGTTTTGCGCTTGAAAGGTATGGGAAGGCAGACCCCCGAAGGATTGCGGGGAGATTTGCTGCTCCGGGTGAACATCCAGCAATGA